From a single Mycolicibacterium moriokaense genomic region:
- a CDS encoding type VII secretion target — MNAETLRVNTQVLQSATTAFGDVVDALHHLQADTPIGEAAAAAGQFLTAESCRKAQQGVAAAVTAAIETVRTYGDNLGAAARAYLGEDASGADAIGDVDIPT; from the coding sequence GTGAACGCCGAGACATTGAGGGTGAATACCCAGGTGCTACAAAGTGCGACAACGGCTTTCGGCGACGTCGTGGACGCGTTGCACCACCTTCAGGCCGATACCCCCATCGGTGAGGCAGCCGCAGCGGCGGGGCAGTTCCTAACCGCGGAGTCATGCCGAAAGGCACAGCAGGGCGTAGCGGCCGCGGTCACCGCCGCCATCGAGACTGTCCGCACGTACGGCGACAACCTGGGCGCCGCGGCGCGCGCGTATCTCGGTGAGGATGCGTCGGGTGCCGACGCCATCGGCGACGTCGACATCCCGACCTGA
- the eccD gene encoding type VII secretion integral membrane protein EccD, whose translation MTAIAAPAPVAPGVTPGRPSTTRVTILTGRRMTDLVLPAAAPIETYIDETVSVLAELHEDTPKDVLAGFDFAAQGVWAFARPGAPPMKFNESLDDAGVVDGSLLTLVSVSRTERYRPLVEDVIDAIAVLDESPEFDRRALNRFVTLAIPFAVVTVTVMSMIAWMQSGHDWWWGAALGVLGVALASGSALAASRYQNVDMGESLLVATLPTLAGAAALTIPLPQGYDSLGAPQTAGAAAVVLLSTLATRGGPRKRAELAAFLAVASIAATAAAVAFGYGWQFWVPAGAIAFGLIVVTNAAKLTVAVARIALPPIPAPGETVGSEELLDPVVTPDGHESPTWQAIVESVPDSAARLHARSQLARRLLIGFVTAGALILSIGAISVVVEGHFFLHSMVVAGLVMSICAFRSRLYTERWCAWALLAAVVVIPTGLMVKLALWSPERAWLVLSVYVALGVVALIVVGATRSVRRVSPVTKRILELLDGAAIAAVIPMLLWIASVYDLLRNLRF comes from the coding sequence TTGACCGCAATCGCTGCTCCCGCACCGGTAGCACCGGGCGTGACACCCGGCCGGCCGTCGACCACGCGGGTGACGATCCTGACCGGCCGGCGGATGACCGATCTGGTGCTGCCGGCGGCGGCTCCGATCGAGACGTACATCGACGAGACGGTGTCGGTGCTGGCCGAGTTACACGAGGACACACCCAAAGACGTTCTCGCGGGGTTCGACTTCGCAGCGCAGGGGGTGTGGGCGTTCGCGCGCCCGGGCGCGCCGCCGATGAAGTTCAACGAATCGTTGGACGACGCCGGCGTTGTGGACGGATCGCTCCTGACACTGGTCTCGGTCAGCCGAACCGAGCGCTATCGGCCCCTGGTCGAGGATGTGATCGACGCGATCGCGGTACTCGACGAGTCGCCGGAGTTCGACCGCAGGGCCCTCAACCGCTTTGTCACCTTGGCGATTCCGTTCGCGGTGGTGACCGTGACCGTCATGTCGATGATCGCGTGGATGCAGAGCGGCCACGATTGGTGGTGGGGGGCGGCGCTTGGCGTGCTCGGCGTTGCACTGGCTAGTGGCAGTGCGTTGGCTGCCAGCCGGTACCAGAACGTCGACATGGGGGAGAGCCTGCTGGTTGCGACGCTGCCCACCCTCGCAGGTGCGGCGGCGTTGACGATTCCGCTGCCACAGGGTTACGACTCGCTGGGTGCACCACAGACGGCGGGTGCGGCGGCGGTGGTCCTGCTGTCGACACTGGCCACGCGGGGCGGACCGCGTAAGAGAGCCGAGCTGGCAGCCTTCTTGGCCGTCGCATCGATCGCCGCGACCGCAGCGGCAGTCGCTTTCGGGTACGGCTGGCAGTTCTGGGTGCCCGCCGGTGCGATCGCATTCGGCCTGATCGTCGTCACGAACGCCGCCAAGCTGACGGTCGCGGTCGCGCGGATCGCCCTGCCGCCGATTCCCGCGCCAGGCGAAACGGTGGGCAGCGAGGAACTTCTGGACCCCGTCGTCACACCCGACGGTCATGAATCGCCGACGTGGCAGGCGATCGTCGAGTCGGTGCCGGATTCCGCTGCGCGGCTGCACGCCCGCAGCCAGTTGGCGAGGCGGTTGCTCATCGGTTTCGTGACGGCGGGTGCGCTGATCCTGTCGATCGGAGCGATAAGCGTTGTGGTCGAAGGACATTTCTTCCTGCACAGCATGGTCGTCGCCGGACTGGTGATGTCGATCTGCGCTTTCCGGTCCCGCCTGTATACCGAGCGGTGGTGCGCATGGGCGCTGCTGGCGGCGGTCGTGGTCATCCCGACGGGATTGATGGTCAAGCTGGCCCTGTGGTCACCCGAACGTGCGTGGCTGGTGCTCAGCGTCTACGTGGCGCTGGGGGTCGTGGCGCTGATCGTCGTCGGAGCGACGCGCAGCGTACGGCGGGTCTCGCCGGTGACCAAGCGGATCCTCGAACTGCTCGACGGTGCGGCGATAGCGGCGGTGATTCCGATGCTGCTGTGGATCGCGAGCGTCTACGACCTACTGAGAAACCTGCGGTTCTGA
- a CDS encoding MinD/ParA family ATP-binding protein, giving the protein MSADYDRLFHSSGSSVDALTTADDDVDRDIAIQAAIANSEPGRSELTSPVIPVAANQTQTTSAPPPRQSEVTTQMPTARPVPRQQPNGMMRTPMSAGGVGARYEQPRSAPTPPPRPAPAPAPSQHFADAQTEIDPAGRMIQPAPTSAATIGNHRAIDALSHVGVKSAVRMPSARGWRHLLYVLTRINLGLSPDELYELDLHTRIRRNARDSYQIGVFGLKGGVGKTAITVALGSALSKVRGDRILAIDADPDGGNLADRAGRQSAATIGDLLADNELSRYNDIRAYTSMNGSNLEVLSAEDYSGARREFNDDDWNGATGIVSRYYNLVLADCGAGLFQPAARGVLSTVSGLVIVASASIDGARQAAITMDWLRQNGYQDLLGRSCVVINHVVPGKPNIDIDDLVQQFERHVPPGRVIVLPYDKHIAAGTEIQLDLLGKAFRRRIVELAAALSDDFDRLERR; this is encoded by the coding sequence ATGTCGGCTGACTATGACCGGCTTTTCCATTCTTCAGGATCGTCGGTGGACGCTCTGACCACAGCCGACGACGATGTCGATCGCGACATCGCAATCCAGGCCGCGATCGCCAACAGCGAACCGGGTCGCAGTGAATTGACATCGCCCGTGATTCCGGTTGCGGCGAACCAGACTCAAACCACGTCCGCACCGCCACCGCGCCAAAGCGAGGTGACGACGCAGATGCCCACTGCACGGCCGGTGCCGCGGCAACAGCCCAACGGGATGATGCGGACACCGATGTCCGCCGGAGGAGTCGGGGCTCGTTATGAACAGCCTCGCTCGGCGCCGACCCCGCCGCCGAGGCCGGCACCCGCGCCCGCACCCTCACAGCATTTCGCGGACGCGCAAACCGAGATCGACCCCGCGGGGCGGATGATTCAGCCCGCACCGACGTCGGCGGCGACGATCGGCAACCATCGCGCCATCGATGCGCTGTCGCATGTCGGTGTGAAGTCGGCGGTCAGGATGCCGTCGGCGCGCGGCTGGCGTCATCTGCTGTACGTGCTGACGCGTATCAATCTGGGACTGTCGCCCGACGAGCTCTACGAATTGGATCTGCATACCCGGATCCGACGAAATGCCAGGGATTCGTACCAGATCGGTGTGTTCGGGCTGAAGGGTGGCGTCGGAAAAACCGCCATCACCGTCGCCCTGGGGTCAGCGTTGAGCAAGGTGCGCGGCGACCGGATCCTGGCCATCGACGCGGACCCGGACGGCGGAAATCTGGCCGATCGCGCAGGCAGGCAGTCGGCGGCGACGATCGGCGACCTGCTCGCGGACAACGAACTGTCGCGGTACAACGACATTCGTGCGTATACGAGCATGAACGGCTCGAACCTCGAGGTGCTGTCCGCCGAGGACTACAGCGGTGCACGCCGCGAGTTCAACGACGACGATTGGAACGGCGCCACCGGTATCGTGTCGCGCTACTACAACCTCGTGCTCGCCGATTGCGGGGCCGGGTTGTTCCAGCCGGCGGCGCGCGGTGTGTTGTCGACGGTCTCGGGTCTGGTGATCGTCGCCAGCGCGTCCATCGACGGTGCGCGGCAGGCGGCGATCACGATGGACTGGTTGCGGCAGAACGGATATCAGGATCTGCTGGGCCGCTCATGTGTGGTGATCAATCATGTGGTGCCGGGTAAGCCGAACATCGACATCGATGATCTGGTGCAGCAGTTCGAGCGTCACGTCCCACCCGGCCGTGTCATCGTGCTGCCGTATGACAAGCACATCGCCGCCGGCACCGAGATCCAGCTCGACCTGTTGGGCAAGGCCTTCCGGCGTCGCATCGTCGAGTTGGCGGCGGCGCTGTCCGACGACTTCGACAGGCTCGAGCGCCGTTGA
- a CDS encoding WXG100 family type VII secretion target, with protein MTEQVWNFAGIEGGAGEIGAAVQRTDALLDEGKASLAALAAVWGGTGSDAYQAVQMRWDATSAELNAALLNLAHTIGNAGQSMAQTEAGVTGMF; from the coding sequence ATGACTGAACAGGTATGGAACTTCGCGGGTATCGAAGGCGGTGCCGGTGAGATCGGCGCGGCTGTCCAGCGGACCGATGCGCTGCTCGACGAAGGCAAGGCCTCGCTGGCGGCCCTGGCCGCGGTGTGGGGAGGCACGGGTTCGGACGCTTACCAGGCCGTCCAGATGCGTTGGGATGCAACATCTGCTGAGCTGAACGCGGCCCTGCTCAACCTGGCGCACACCATCGGCAACGCCGGCCAGTCCATGGCGCAGACTGAGGCCGGCGTCACCGGAATGTTCTGA
- a CDS encoding WXG100 family type VII secretion target gives MAMNTDVAVLAKEAANFGRISGELTGVIAQVEGTAGALASQMVGQAGTAAQQALIRFHEAAAQQTKQLDDIAANINTGGVQYQTTDDDQASALSSAMNINH, from the coding sequence ATGGCAATGAATACAGACGTTGCTGTCCTCGCCAAGGAGGCAGCGAACTTCGGCCGAATCTCCGGTGAGCTGACAGGCGTCATCGCGCAGGTCGAGGGCACCGCCGGCGCACTCGCCAGCCAGATGGTCGGGCAGGCGGGCACCGCGGCGCAGCAGGCGCTGATCCGGTTCCACGAGGCGGCTGCGCAGCAGACGAAGCAGTTGGACGACATCGCCGCCAACATCAACACCGGCGGCGTCCAGTACCAGACCACCGACGACGACCAGGCCAGCGCGCTCTCGTCGGCGATGAACATCAACCACTAG
- a CDS encoding PPE family protein — translation MFWHGMPPELNTARLMMGAGPAPMLQAAAGWEALAISLEVQADELAASLAALASVWSGSACERAVASTIPMVIWLRTVSAQAMKRALQATAQANSYSLAMATTPPLAEIEQNHVTHAVLEATNFFWVNTIPIALNEADYFVRMWNQAAGAMDVYQAETLLNLMFEMIAAPKPIVVPGVSEGVVSAALGQAMAMAPAAAVRNAAIATVSTQSKMESTLLNAGNAPAQGNMAAQRAEGQAGKADDASHQGQPLQPGAQMGMQMASQLGSTLGQIPQQAGQMVMQPMQQLTQPLQQVTSMFSQFGSLGTDKAQLGLIGTSPLSNHPLAGGTGAGSGAGLVRAASLPGAGGTAPRTPLLANLIGGTNAVAATAGAAAGAGAMGLAPVGAGGGGMGPMGGMGQRAKSGDSKTGLTAPGVLPQDLAEEDGDDW, via the coding sequence ATGTTCTGGCATGGGATGCCGCCGGAGTTGAACACTGCGCGGCTGATGATGGGGGCGGGTCCGGCCCCCATGCTGCAGGCTGCCGCGGGGTGGGAAGCCCTGGCGATCTCCCTCGAGGTTCAGGCCGACGAACTGGCGGCGAGTCTTGCTGCCCTGGCATCGGTGTGGAGCGGATCGGCATGCGAACGGGCCGTCGCTTCCACCATACCCATGGTCATCTGGCTGCGAACCGTGTCCGCACAGGCGATGAAGCGGGCACTGCAGGCGACGGCGCAGGCCAACTCGTACAGCCTCGCGATGGCGACCACCCCGCCGCTGGCGGAGATCGAGCAGAACCACGTCACCCACGCGGTGCTCGAGGCGACGAACTTCTTCTGGGTCAACACAATTCCGATCGCTTTGAACGAAGCCGACTACTTCGTCCGGATGTGGAACCAGGCCGCTGGGGCGATGGATGTCTACCAGGCGGAGACGTTGTTGAACCTGATGTTCGAGATGATCGCGGCGCCGAAGCCGATCGTCGTCCCCGGTGTAAGCGAGGGCGTCGTCAGCGCCGCACTCGGACAGGCGATGGCCATGGCGCCCGCGGCAGCCGTACGCAATGCAGCGATCGCCACTGTCAGCACTCAGTCGAAGATGGAGTCGACCTTGCTGAATGCGGGCAACGCTCCCGCGCAGGGCAACATGGCCGCCCAGCGCGCCGAAGGTCAGGCGGGAAAGGCCGACGACGCGTCTCACCAGGGGCAGCCACTCCAGCCGGGCGCGCAAATGGGAATGCAGATGGCTTCCCAACTGGGATCGACGCTTGGTCAGATTCCGCAGCAGGCCGGCCAAATGGTCATGCAGCCGATGCAGCAGCTCACACAGCCGCTGCAGCAGGTGACCTCGATGTTCAGCCAGTTCGGCAGCTTGGGAACCGACAAGGCCCAGCTGGGGTTGATCGGGACCAGCCCGCTCTCGAACCACCCGCTGGCTGGAGGAACCGGCGCCGGTTCCGGCGCCGGGCTGGTGCGCGCAGCGTCGCTGCCGGGCGCAGGCGGCACCGCACCACGAACACCGTTGCTGGCCAACCTGATCGGGGGAACGAACGCGGTCGCGGCCACAGCCGGGGCAGCCGCAGGGGCAGGCGCGATGGGCCTGGCGCCCGTCGGGGCGGGGGGTGGCGGCATGGGGCCGATGGGAGGCATGGGCCAGCGCGCCAAAAGCGGAGACTCGAAGACAGGCTTAACGGCGCCGGGCGTGCTGCCGCAGGACCTGGCCGAAGAAGACGGCGACGACTGGTGA
- a CDS encoding PE family protein: MQPMEHNPGAVGIGAQVVANGVRGLAAGTTASAAVSALVPAGADEVSAQAAAVFAKEGVEALALNTFAQEELSRAGAAYMEIAGIYAAVDGANAANF, translated from the coding sequence ATGCAACCCATGGAGCACAATCCGGGTGCCGTCGGAATCGGCGCACAGGTAGTCGCAAACGGCGTCAGGGGACTCGCCGCCGGTACCACCGCCTCCGCAGCGGTGTCCGCGCTCGTACCTGCGGGCGCCGACGAGGTTTCCGCTCAGGCGGCAGCGGTGTTCGCCAAGGAGGGCGTCGAGGCGTTGGCGCTGAACACGTTCGCGCAGGAGGAGTTGTCCCGCGCGGGTGCGGCGTACATGGAGATCGCCGGTATCTATGCCGCGGTCGACGGCGCCAACGCAGCCAACTTCTGA